Sequence from the Ananas comosus cultivar F153 unplaced genomic scaffold, ASM154086v1, whole genome shotgun sequence genome:
TAATGGATAGAATATGCCATTAGAATAAAAAGATTGTTAAAACAAAACCACTTAATAAAGGTTGGAAAGAAAGTATCGTTTACGTCGGCATGAGAAATGATAACAAATCAGACAACATCGAGTATAGAAGAAAAGCAACATTTAGAGGCAGCATTGTCGTCCTCTACAAATTTGATCTTCATCGAAGGTAAAgacaaaaatgcaaaaaattgtATATACAGGCCATTGTCTAGTTCACGATAAATTGGAAAGGACAAGAAGTTTAGGGTAAAAATGCCAATACATGATTAGGACTCGAAGTGAAACACAGAAAGGTTCAGGGCCTATTGAGTCCATTGACCCAAAGATCAAAAATGATCTTGCCACCTCACCACTGCCTACATCTCAAGGCGGTCTTACTTACTGAAGCCACCCAGTAAGTGCCAATTAGTTAGCATTATAAGTATCAGCACTAACATTTGGTGTCGGCTAGCAGTTCACATAGATTGTGTACTTGTCTTCGCAAGACATTTCTATTTATTTCACACTCTACGTGTGTCTATGAGGCCAGCGCACAGACTGAAGAAGGTCCTTCGATTTATGATCATTCTAAAGGAGACCTTTACCTGTCCAAAAATCTAAAGACATACAAGTGTCACATATATCCTGTCATCACcttatttgtattaaaaaaagaaaattatttgatCCTGATGATTTGTATATGTAGTATGACTTCGAAACTTCAGGCAAGAATTACAAATAACACTATATATGCCAAGGGATTGAAGGAATCTCAGGGTAATTTGCAACTCACGCAACAAGTTTATGTCAGTGTTATCTACCAACCATTGTGCACGCCATCCTTCATGAAACGACATAGCTTGTATCACAGCATCTTTCTTCCACATAAGCGCTGAATTTTTCTACAAATAACTTATTGTCTGCCAACCACACATATATCTCGTTCTTGGTTTTGTAATTAATACTGCAAATTAATAGTTTATTTACATACAATTCAGTCCATGATAAAAATATGATGTAGTACATACTAACAGATTCAACATTTAGTAAAAAGACGGAGTGAAAGATTCATTGCTGCGTATTGCAATGTGTAACAAGAATACAGCCTTTTTGGAAATATAGGATTGTAATTTAGTAGTCGCAACCTAGCATTTAAAGCCTTTGCCGTTATAATGATTTATTCCAGAATATGTATACTCTAGAATTGTTAATGATTTATTCAAGAATATGTATATCTAGAATGTTAATGATTTATTCAAGATATGTATATCTAAATGTTAATATTTATTCAAGAATATTATATCTAGAATTGTTTTGACTGGAATGATACACTCAGAGATCTAGTTTTCCTTCTTCCATCATACTGCAAACATTATCTGCAGAAACTGTTATCAACATTAGAGGTCAAAagtatgcacaatatgcaacttgacTACACATTTTAACTTGTAATTTATAGAGAGATTTGAATCATTCGATGGAGCGCAAAATGGAAAATACTAAGTTTCATCTTAGTAGATGATGACCTTAACACAAATTTAACTTTATCTAACAGCAAATCCTGTGTAGGAACCAGCAAaagcttctctctctaggaagacgcacaagaaaaagaaagggatgTTATCTAGTATAATAGTCAGAAGAGGAATGctataatcaaaaaaaaaaaaaaaaaaaaggagtaaaaaaacTATTTGAACTTTAGTctgttttaattaattaccaaccttttaaatttgattttgctACCCATCGCTtcaattatttgatttaagccATTTGATGTTCTTTCCGCACAAAAATTCTAGGCTCATTCTTACTTCTATAAAATTGTGTCGCATGAGTTACGTGAAATATGCTAACCAAGCCCGCAAATGTAAACaaagcattcaaattttgaaatctaaaGCCATTAAATgatcaaatcaaatgaataaaaagttagatagtcaaaatcaaaattcagAGGGTGGGTAGTCAGATCAAAATCTGTAATAGAATAAGCTCTGTACATCGTTacgcaaaaaaaagaaaaatatgtctCTGCATTCTCCAATTGTTGACATTACATCCAATAGCTGAAAAAGATAATACTTGGTTGATAGGCATTCAAATAATAGGAGGAGAAAGATTAATAGATTCTTGACGGTTGCTAGTCATTGGTTCTTCCAAGAATGTTCGCTAAAGATTCCTTATCATTATCATACAATAAGTCTCTCCTTCCTATTATACCTGCTTGAGCTTCTGCCTAGAAAAATCTCAGTAGCAAgaataaactttataaaaacTTGATGAACGTGATGATTGTTAAACAACcaaaaactaccagatttagctagCCAATAATGAAGTGGTTAGAAAAGAAACTGATACTATTTGTTACCGGTCATATTTAGTGTCCTGAAAAGCACTCGACGAACCCCTCTGGGAATTTGCAGAGATTCCATTACCTCAGCTGCATGGTGTGAATCTTGTCATCCGCTAAAACTTTTATTTCTCAAgtatatgaaaaattttatgCAAATACGAGCCACACAAGCAAACAAGATCAATTAAGCAAGCCAGAAGTCCAACAGATAAATATAACAAGCTAGTGTGTAGCAATGCAATTTAAGGCCATAAAGACATTATTTTGATTATGTATAGCCGTGAGTCGCTTTATTCATCGGTTTTAATTAAACATATTCAGCAAATACGCTTATATTGCTACCAACTAATTTAGAAGGTCATGCTGACAAGTGATAAAGAAAGGAAATTATTTCATACCATCTTGCAGAAATGCATACTTATATATTGTGATCGAGTCTCAGCAGCTTACAAGAATGTTTACCTGTTATGTTCTTATCTCTCGGAACATCAACTAACAATGCTGGACCTGCTTGAAAATTAGCAACCATTAGGTATGTTGATGTTATAGCAAAGAATAAATGCTACGGAATATTACTCTTGCCTGTAGATACTATTGAGGGAAGATAGCAAAGAACAgtagaaaaaggaaaggaaagatagcACAGTTGCTAATGCAAGCTGTGATAGAACAGCACGTAGAAAACAAATAAAGACCCTCCACCTTTATAACTCTCCTTCTCCTTAACCTTATATCTcttcatttttcctttcttattCCCTTGTCCCAATTGAGAACATCTCAAGTTTAGCACTCTGATATTCAAAGCcatattttgatggattttcacAGCTAGTAGGACTTGTTGAAACACTAAGTTTTAGCTATATGTTTAGGCAGAAAAGTGAAGTAACAAGTATGATCTGGGAATAACCTATGCACTTCTACATGAACAAATGAAGGGCCTAttagatgcatgaatatcttgttcgCCACATCTCCGTCGTTTACTCGAGCAGGCAGTAAGTATAGATACGAGGCATGGAAAGGCATACCCTATTCAGCCCCTGAGTCATTTTcttggaataagataaatcatcttgTAGGTAAAATATACTATCCCAATAAATTATGGCTACCCAGACCTTGCAAGGGATTAAAAAACAAACTACTAGCTTGCAATTAGAAAGGAAGATCCTCATAGAGCACAGTTATCACTGGACAACTTATCCCAACATCCAAACAAGCCttatgcatgaatatcttgttaagcatatctcttttgtttactcGCAAAGATCGCACCAATTGGCAGATTAGAAGTATGAATTGATAACGACAACAGCATACTACATTCAGTCTCAAAGTCCAAAGATAAATCACACTAGTTTtgctataataaaattaaaacttgtaGGCCAGATTCGGATGCAAGAACATGTTATTCAGTAAGCATGTTGCATTTGGCAGGTGAGGAGACCGAATTCGATTTCAAGTCATATTTTCGGAATAGTGAAATATGCTATCCTGCCAAATTACGGACAACGCCAAAACCTCCTATGGAGCAAAAGATCAAACACCCTGTGTCCAATCACACACGAGTCattggataacttattccgGAGTTCAAAAACGAGAAGCGAAGCGTACCGTTGAGGACGGCGAGGTCGAGGGTGTCGACGTCGAAGCCGGCGAGGAAGTAGTGGTGGTAGAAGTGGCCCGGGGCGTCGACGTGGGTGCCGGTGTGGGTGGGGAGCTTGAGCTCGGAGAAGTTGGCGAGGGAGCCATTGGCCATGGCGCGGCGGAGCCAGAGGAAGCGGCCGATGCCGCGCGCCGACTCCCACTCGGGCATGTCCGGACGGTACGCGTGGCTGATGTCCACGATGCGCCCGCCTTCGTACTCCTCGCGGCGGAGCGGCGCTGGATCGTCGGCGAAGGCAGGGTGAGATGGAGCCGCGCGGAGGAGCGTCGGAGTTAGGAGGAcggggacgacgacgacgacgacgacgacgagtaCGATGGTCCCCGCCATGGCGCACGGTCAAAAGAGGGAGTGAGAGGTAACAAAGGAGTGGGTATATAATCGGATGAACTTCATTGCCAAGCTCCCTAGATacgatacccgaaattttattccAATTCAAACCCggaacaaaataaatttatgctaaattgatatatagttttgaatataaataccaaaaataaaaatatgataggtttggatttgaatatagattttgattgtatccgatctgaatctgaatttattttacgttatatataatatatatatatatattggatgttatatttgaatttatattttaaaaatttaaatttaatataatatattttgaaatattgaaaagataaataattgtttcgggtttaaGCTTGGGCtcggattttggatttttggtcaggttgaattttgaaaaatcattggattcggattcgggttcagatttCACGTTTAGAGTCGGgttcgaattctagttttcaaaaattcgctcTCAATTcgacccattgacatctctacttTCTACTACGTATTAGTCAcatcatattatttattaacaattaattatataataatttttaacaaaaaatataataaaattattttttattaatcatgatggaacggataaattttaagaaaaaaataatttgattagcCAAGACGCACTACATAAGATATATGCATGTTGCAATTAGATTTTTTAATGAGGTTTTGGAGTTTGGAATTCGCTGTCacgaattaattttatttttataatttttttaacatttttaatattaaaaattaaaaattaaattttagaaaaaaggaaattaattatttgacgAAGGCAAAAGCATAATATGACGTAATTTTATAATCGTCaacgaaaaaaatatatctatcaTAAAAtgacaatatttaaatttaaaaactaatattttattcattttaatgtTTTTGGATGGATGCAATTGATTTTAATATATTGCAACTTAATtggataaaaattcaaaatttaattcattgtgataatataaattaaaataaggccaatttgcatgaaaaatgcgttagttttgagcttttgcaaaatcggaccATCTTTTTcgcttttgcagattcggtccgctttttcagccgcctgaccaaaatatccttttactttttctctttcctctttctctctcctctttttttttctcgttcatttttttttctctcgccgaagaGGCAGCGAAGGCAGAGGCGGAAGCGGAAACGGCCCGcttcgcctctcaccctcatgccctcgccctcgccttcACCCGcgcacccccaccttcctcacctTCGACTCCACCGAGACCGCGccgcaactttttttttttttctctccgactctcctccacaaTTTCTGACGATGAGGCCTCTCTcacccttccccgcccttctcgtcctctccctctcccttttcctctgccgccttcgacgacaacgcatcttcgccgacgccaacaccgtggaggtcgctgcggTGCTGCAGCCTTGGAGCAGGAGTTCTTAGCAGCATTGTCGCCGACggtggcagagaggggtgaccaaaaaaattatagaagaaacaagaaaaaaaaataaagataagaaattatagaaaaagaaaggtgaaaatgaaattgcaccgttaaaataaaattgcactgttttaaaagaaNtgaaaatttaaaatttgagatttgaaagttaaatttaaaatttaaaatctaaattttaaattttaaatttggaaaattgagatttagaaattaaaatatgaatttaaaatttca
This genomic interval carries:
- the LOC109704094 gene encoding uncharacterized protein LOC109704094, which encodes MAGTIVLVVVVVVVVPVLLTPTLLRAAPSHPAFADDPAPLRREEYEGGRIVDISHAYRPDMPEWESARGIGRFLWLRRAMANGSLANFSELKLPTHTGTHVDAPGHFYHHYFLAGFDVDTLDLAVLNGPALLVDVPRDKNITAEVMESLQIPRGVRRVLFRTLNMTGNK